The Pyrus communis chromosome 2, drPyrComm1.1, whole genome shotgun sequence genome includes a window with the following:
- the LOC137726908 gene encoding protein PHLOEM PROTEIN 2-LIKE A1-like, whose product MANNNGAQEPAAADPHNYKIILENFGARIDMSSPEKVRSELRRPGIFDQQKTRRYWVDDKGRNCFMVYARALTITFADDSRYWRWHTVKAASDVKVEVAELLDVLSLNVHGTFETRYLTPETYYEVSYVITLKDPKYGWEDEVDFSLTLPQNRSKTRKCDLRKLPRRRWSYVRVGEFKLSPGQSGHMEFTLNQIGKWKKGLLILGVDISPKI is encoded by the exons ATGGCTAATAATAATGGAGCGCAAGAACCCGCAGCAGCAGACCCacataattataaaatcattcTGGAAAATTTTGGCGCACGTATCGACATGTCCTCACCTGAAAAAGTCCGTTCGGAGCTCCGAAGACCAGGAATTTTCGACCAACAGAAAACG CGTAGGTATTGGGTTGATGACAAGGGCAGGAACTGTTTTATGGTGTACGCAAGAGCTCTCACAATTACTTTCGCTGACGACAGTCGTTACTGGCGCTGGCACACCGTGAAAGCAGCCAG CGATGTCAAAGTTGAGGTTGCTGAACTGTTAGATGTATTATCGCTAAACGTGCACGGGACTTTTGAGACCAGATACCTGACACCCGAAACTTATTATGAAGTTTCATATGTGATCACGCTGAAGGACCCAAAATACGGATGGGAAGACGAAGTCGACTTCAGCCTCACTCTCCCTCAGAACAGGTCGAAAACCCGTAAATGTGATCTGAGGAAATTACCAAGACGAAGATGGAGTTATGTCCGAGTTGGTGAATTTAAACTATCGCCTGGGCAATCTGGCCACATGGAATTTACGCTCAATCAAATTGGGAAATGGAAGAAAGGGCTTCTTATCCTGGGTGTCGACATTAGTCCTAAAATCTAA